TAACATTTGATGAAATTTTTAATACTCTCTATTTTTGCGTGAGATTTAAACTCTTCCAATACTCTCTAAATTTGAGAGTGTAATATACAGATGCTTCTTCTCTTGACATTTGAAGAGGAATTTTCATGTTTGGAGATTTAGCAATCCAACTACCATCTACTAGTTTCATATCATACTTAACAAGATAATAATATTCACCGTAAGTCATAAGCACTCTTTGAAGCTTTTTTTAAAATTATAGCAAAATCACTATCATTAATTTGATAGTGAATTTTCTTGTGGCTTAAAACACTATAAATCAATCTATTTTATATGGTTTTGTTGGTTCCGTGCGTTTACTTAGCCTCTTTCACTTTGTCTGCATCCAAAACCCTATAAAATCTCCTATATAAGGACTTATTAGGGGGTTTATTATGAAAACTACAAAATCAATAAAAAGAATCAAAGAGAACATAACAATCGTTGAGTTTAAAAAGATTATGGCTGCAACTCGTGGAGATGACTCTATAAGAGAGAATACAAGATTAAATCTACTTAGAACCTTTGTAATGCTATATCACACAGGTATGAGACTAAATGAACTTCAAGATTTAAGACTACAAGATATAAAAGAGCTACTTGAAAATGAAACTGTTAAAGTTGTCTCCAAAAAAACATCTTCAGAGAGAAAACTCTATCTTACTAAAGAGTTCAAAAAGAACCTTACACCACTATTTGACTTTGAGATTGAAGATGATGAAAATAGAATAATCTGCAAAGGTAGCAATAAGAACAAACGAACTGGCATAAACACTATTACTTTTATTCAACAGATAAATAAATATCTAAAATCAGTTCTTGGTAGTGGCTACACATCGCACTCCTTTAGACAAGGAATTTTAAGTGACTTTGGTGCCAAGGGAGTTAATATCAAAATTATGAGTAAATTTATTGGACATTCTGATATTAAGACTACCCTCAAATATGTTCAGCCAACAGACGAAGATATTATGATGAATTTGATTAGGTAACAAGATATTTGCACCTAGCTATATTTTTAAGTGGCAGTACTTTTTATTGGAACAAGGTAGACTAAAAAGATTGTATGATAGAATGCAGCCATAAAAAGGGTATATGATGGCAACTAGTTTTAAAAATGGTAATGAGGGAAAATATTGTTCTGTTTGTGATGACTGGAAAGAACTGCATGAATATCATAATGAAACAGCCAAAGGTTCTTCGCAAGGTGGCAAGCAAAATGTATGTAAAGAATGTGTCCAAAAAAGAAATAAAAAATAGTTCCTCTATAACACTGGAAGTATTTAGAAATCAACTTTATTAAACTTAAAATATTTCTTCATTCTTTAAAGAAGAAGATGCTTCGAGTTTAACTAAATACATCTATTTTAGATGTAATCGCTTCAATCGCAATATCTTGTAAATACAACGAATGGACTGACTTACAATAAGCTCGAAGTAAATCAATACGTTTATTGTTCCCTTGCAAATCAAAATCTTCATTCATTGAAAAGAATAAACTCATTACATACTCATCACTGACCTTCACATCAAAATCTTGACTATGAATTTTTATAGTAATAATTTTATCCATTTTCTAGCTTTTGATCTAAATCTAAAAACTCTGTTCTAGATGTATCCTTACCCTCAAGAGTACTTATAGACTCTCTAATTAGTTCCACTAGCTCATCTACATCAAAATTTGAAGTCTTACTAGCACCATTATTGATAATAACATTTGAGACTAATTTTAAAAGTGCTTCAACTTTAACAACATCATTTTTTATGTGGTAAGGGATAGTGTATTTATCAAGATAGTTAAATTCATATTCTACATCTTCCGATAGATTATTAAAAGCCTGTTCTTCATCAAACTGTGAGTTC
The sequence above is drawn from the Candidatus Sulfurimonas baltica genome and encodes:
- a CDS encoding tyrosine-type recombinase/integrase — protein: MKTTKSIKRIKENITIVEFKKIMAATRGDDSIRENTRLNLLRTFVMLYHTGMRLNELQDLRLQDIKELLENETVKVVSKKTSSERKLYLTKEFKKNLTPLFDFEIEDDENRIICKGSNKNKRTGINTITFIQQINKYLKSVLGSGYTSHSFRQGILSDFGAKGVNIKIMSKFIGHSDIKTTLKYVQPTDEDIMMNLIR